A window of Balearica regulorum gibbericeps isolate bBalReg1 chromosome 19, bBalReg1.pri, whole genome shotgun sequence genomic DNA:
GAATTATCCCAGACTGTCTTCATGACAGGGATTATAGGCTCATGTATTTTGGAAGTGCAGAGTGACTCCTACTCTTATCCAAGTAATAGGTTACAACAGCAAGTCACATCACTGTTCTCTGGACAAGAACAACCCTGCCAAGAGAAAGCATGGGTACAGATGTGCAAACTGTCTGTTTACACACCTTCTGAGAAGTTCACATGAAGATGTTCTAAATGCTAAGagctataataaaaataactcattCTTATTATCACCTGATAACTTTCTACCCATGGCTAATGCTGTCTTACTGTTTTCCCTTACAGGTGGTATGGGTGACTGCCACATTCCCTTACATCATACTCTTCATCCTGCTAGTGAGAGGTGCAACTTTGCCTGGGGCTTGGAGAGGTGTCCTCTACTACTTGAAACCTGACTGGCAGAAACTCCTGGCCACTGAggtaaaaaaacattttaaaagggtagAGATTGCTTTTAGCCTATCAGCCTGTATATACTTCAATGTCTATTTTCATCATAGAGCATGATTTAAACAGATGTCTGAGCATGGACTTAAAAGCCTGGCTTCATGCTCTTGTTTAAACACTCATGCTATTCTTTCCATaattataaagattttttttaaagtctacCATCAATTTAGCTTGAACTAGTAGTGGGGTTCCCATATAGTGGTTGAATAGAATTAGTGATatgattagaaagaaaatgagtgaCCAAACAATTTTTTGCCAGGAAAATGGTGAACAGCCTGACATGGAGCGAGAAGCTATGATTGCTGCTACACTGCAACAAAATCCTTTACCTGTGACAGTCATActgagcaaaataaatttactaAGCCCTAACAACTGGATTAGCTGCAGGTTTTGGGGCTGACTTTACGTGTTTGGGCAGACTTTTTCACAGCCCAACGGTGTCCACAGTTGCCCGTATTTAAATAGTGCAAGTTACTAGAGTTCAAACTTCAGATCTCCATCCTGTGACGAGCTTTGGCAGCTAAGCCCAAGGAGAGTCTCTGTAGCCACTAACTACAACACAACTGAGTAACGCATGCGAGTGCATGTGGAGAAGGAGTAAATCAGTTAGGCCCGCACACACCACCAAGATGTGAATAGAAAGGAGGAATGAGGACAAGACCGAGCTaaccaacaaacccaaagcattcCAGTCTCTGATTCAGCTTTGAACTCCGTGGATGACAAGCAGTCCATCAGGCTCAAGGCCACACTTACTTCACTGCCTATGAAAGTGTCTAGTGAGGAGGGTGatggaaaaaccccaaagcaataAATACTACAAatacaaagattaaaaattctAATGTTTGCAagtctgctgctgcccagctgatATGGGGAGTTTTGaatgaagaggaaatgaaaagacacCAGTCTCTGATAAAGCAGCCTCTCCAATAAGGGACCAcatcttctgaaaaagcaataaaggGCATTGATATTGTATTGGATGTATCTGAAGTGAGGACAACAGATCGCAATCTGTGTGCTGGACGATGACAGAGCTGTCTGTGGATGATACAGGATGGCCTCACGATGGAAGAGAATATTAGAAATGAGTTGTAATGAACTCCATGTTTCAATCAAAAGAGGATAAATGAATGACTTTCACCTTCAGAAAGAGAACTGATATTGTACTTTAGGAACACTACTCATTAAGGCTGTGGCCACTTTTCAAGTACAACAGGCTTTTCATAACAAGATCATCACACTTGCATCTGTCATGGCTACAACAAAGCTGAATTGAGTCCTAAGGACTAGAACTGCACCCACACTGTCATGTATTTCCATTAAGTGTAGGAAAAATATGAGCAGCAATCATCTACTACTTAGCCTGGAGGACACAGAGCCAAACAAGGGACTATTCCATAGCGCACACGGTTTGGAAGAACATGGGCCAAGCTCACTGCAAAATCATGGATAGAACACTCTCTATACCTAACAAAAGTTGTGTTAAACTGATTCCTGACAAATTGCTGTGAATTAATCTAAGGTGCTGTCAGAAGTGAAACTGCCTGTGAGTACTTAGAATAGTGTAAAAAGCTACAATAAGCACAGCACAGGCACTAAAATTATAGTGGATATTTACAGCCCTCACAGAtctacaataaatatttatatttcaacatGCCCTCTTAACAAAATGTTTGCTAGATCAGTACTAGAATATAGGCAGGCTAGTGAAACATGTTTCTGTAGGGCTATGTGATATTCTGAATATGTCGAACTCATTTGATCTGTTTCATGTCATTTTTTCTTGatcttcaatatttttcaggtttggGTGGATGCAgcagctcagatttttttctcccttggtCCAGGCTTTGGGGTCCTATTGGCTTATGCCAGCTACAACAAATTCCATAACAACTGCTACCAGTGAGTTCTACCTTATCCTATACATAAAATCAAATTAGTAAAAGTAGCTGTGGCTATTTACAAAAAAGGAACACTGTGCTGGTGAAAGGCACTGTAATAATCAGACCTGTGTACATACAAATCAGAAGCAGAACAGAGCAAAAGTCCTTATCAAAAGAACCTGCAatctaaaacatttcttccGTTCTGAAGAGAGATAATCTCTACCAATTACAGCAAGGAGTCTAAAATGTAGAAACTTGCCACAACAAAATGGACTAAACCCCTGCCAAACGatcacattattattatttaatctcAGCAGTCAGTTAGGAAATTGAGAGTCTTGAGCTGAAAGGCAATTTATAGTTGTTTCCTTGCTGTCttaaaaaattctatttataagttgtaaaataaaattctcgATTCTTTACTGTTCCTGTAGtaattcctatttttttaaaacaccagTACACATCCAGGATTCAATCCAGTGTCAGACTAACGTTACAGAATGTTTGaaattgaagaagaaaaagtagtcatgtcttttgtttctttctttgcaatCAGCTGCTTGTTCTTTTCATTGTATTCCCCTAGTTTTTGTAGGAGTCTATCCAGATCCGTAACTTATTCCATCTGGTAGTAAACTATCCTTTCTAGCAGATGCCGATTCCCTGATATGAGCTAGGTCTTGTGTTGCAGAGATGCTCTGGTTACCAGTACCGTGAACTGCGTGACTAGTTTTGTGTCTGGATTCGTCATTTTCACTGTGCTGGGATACATGGCTGAGATGAGGAATGAAGATGTATCAGAAGTTGCCAAAGACACTGGTAGGCTAACGTCTTGTACACGTCTCTCAAACTGCTTCTAAGACAGACtatatttgtatattattttctaGATTGAGAACAGCCCAAgttatgcaaaatatttagtaTATATCAGGATATTTACTTTATGATAAGGGCACTGTTATAAATATACAGTACAGCTAAAAAATTCTTCCATAAAGACAGCATATAGAAACCATATTGCATGCAGCTTCACAGACGCGGTGATAACTGCACACTGCAAAACAGCCTAGGGGGACAAGTTTTCCCCTGGAAGACAACACGGTACAGTGCAACAGCCTGTCCTCCTCGCAGCAGTACGGCGCTGACGATTATCTCTGTTCTAATATCAGGACCCAGCCTTCTCTTCATTACGTATGCTGAGGCCATTGCAAACATGCCTGCTTCTACTTTCTTTGCCATCATCTTTTTCCTGATGTTGCTCACGCTGGGATTAGACAGCACGGTGAGTAGACAGTACGCAAGACAGTGAACCTCTCACATATTTGGTGTACggcctcaccccccccccccatgcaaatgtcagaagaaacagaattacAAATATTGCACTATCACTAAAGCATTTAAAGCATGATTGGCATCTCCGTGTGCCTTCTGTAAGACAGCAACCATTACTCCGATTTTGACCTAAATAGgtctaaataaaattaaattctttgtCAGTGTCATACTGTGACAATTTGTAACAGACCTGGAAACACAACCAAAGCACTTGATTCATAAATTCCTAGTGGACTGCAGCCTTCCAGGCTCCCTCTCTTGTACTTGTAAACTTCACAAAGCAATTATtaaattctggatttttttcacactAATTGGATTTAAAAGGTGGGAACTGGAGGTGGCCAAAAAGGAAATGTTCGAGATGCAAAAGGGAGATGTTCTACAAACTTGCCACGTGAGCCTCTTTTTTCGGATTGAGAACCAGCTCCTTCCAGGACAGCTGAACTCAGCTGATTGCACAATCTTGGTTCTACTGAGCCACCTACCCCTTATCAGCACCTATTACTTGCAATAGAGAACTTATCTGGATGATAGGCACTTCCTACTGATACCTGAAAACTAAATCCCCACCTTGAAGAGTTTAAAAGTTCTGAAGAAAGACTGTCTGAACAAGTCGCACCAACTCTACAGGCAGAATAAAGCACCAGCATTTCAATGCTTTAAAGCTCCTTTAAGCATTGAAACCCACTTTAAAGCAGGTAAAACTGCCCTCTATTTTCCAGTGATGTTTTCCatgcttttcagtttgcagGACTAGAGGGAGTGATTACTGGAGTACTGGATGAATTCCCACATGTCTGGAGCAAACGCAGGGAATTGTTTGTCCTTGGTCTGACCATTGTTTGCTTTCTGGGGTCATTAGCAACTTTGACATTTGTAAGTATTTTACCCACCCCTCAGCTTTCCTTACGGGCAGTTTCCTGCAAATGACATCTTGGAGAGGGTAGTGCTTTTTGAAGAGAGTTTCAAGAAATCAGATTAAATCTCCAGCCTGTTTTCTTTACGCTttagaaatctattttttagAATTAACATGAACAGTATCTCTCACTAGGAAATGCCTTGCAAAACGATCCCATTGCAATTCAGCAAAACTCTGATGTGCCATACATCATAAATGATGCAGCCGCTGCTCCCGCTGCTGAATTAGTAAGCAATCTTCCACATTTTGTACGTGGCTTACTTCTTGTTCGCAAAAActccatgtttaaaaaaaaaaaaaaaagaattgttacCTTCATTGTTGCAATGTTCgaaatgtattttgaattaaaaaaaaatagtaaaaaattaTCTGCTAGAAAATGCTGTAATGGACTGTTGCTGTTTTCCCGAAATTTCTAGCAATGAATTTCCTGGATCCTCCTCATCAAATCAGGCCAGAAATCACCATCAGTCACACCAAACAGTCTCTGTGGGGCTTGtggcatttcattttcacaacAAGCACCATTTTAACTAATAAGTGTAATGATCATAAGggacaaggaaaaaatacttggCTTTCCTGTCACATTTCACGCCACTTGCTCATTTATGTGCAACTTCCTTCTCATTTAAAGCATTTGCTGTAAAAGGAGACTTAGTTCCTCTCTGACACACAATGCTCTCCTCCTTCATGATTCCAGATCCCAAATGGAAAGCAAGCAAAGTTAACACCTTATTTATTTCCTGTCCAGTAACTATGACTCAAGTTGGAGGAAGAAGATGCCATCACAGAAGTCATGCAAAAAGCCATCCCATCAAATCTCACTTGTTCATTAAAATCCAGCAGATTCTGTTTTAGCTTTTCTGCATGGCAGCTCCACTGGTGAAATATGTTCATGGAGAGCGAGCAGAACATCAGCACGCTCAAGGATTTCACTGGCAGGAACAGCCACAAAGCAACAGAACTGACTGAATTACCCATCTGTGAACACTCTGCTCCAGATGAAGGCAATAATAAATAGACAGCTGTATTACAGGATTTCTCTCACTGGATCTTTGGTTCACTGATAATATGATCTCTTTCCTAGGGAGGCGCGTATGTGGTAAAGCTGTTTGAAGAATATGCCACTGGTCCAGCTGTCCTAACTGTTGTGTTTCTGGAAGCAGTTGCGGTGGCCTGGTTCTATGGTACGTACGCTGCCACACCAACAAACATTGCTAACCCAAACTCCTGAGCTTCTGCAGAGAGGATCACTTGTGTCTCCggaaaaaaagtttacaaaacCTTTTTATAAACCCACTGATTACCCAATCTGTGAGAATTATTAACTGTTCTCTGACAGAAGTACAGTTGACATCTAAAAGTAACAACAGCTGTAATTCAGACTAATCAAGGATTTAACATAAATGAGTTATAGGAATAAAACAGCCTTTCATGATGGATTCTGAATTTATTTGCTGTGCATACAAAATGCTGTACATCTACTTACGAGCAACTTGTATCTGCTGTCACTTGTATCTCTCCTGCCTCTCATCTCCACAGGCATCACCCAGTTTTGCAACGATGTGAAAGAAATGCTAGGCTTCACCCCAGGCTGGTACTGGCGAGTCTGCTGGGTAGCAATTAGTCCCATCTTCCTTCTGGTGagttttctttattgctttttctttccagcacaaGAAAACTAccactgaaaaatgcagttttttagACTTCTAAAACCTTCATTACAGAACTTTCTTGTGAAGCTCTTCAGTAACAATTCTTGTTAAATCAGACAGGTTCAATTAGTGAAAAATCCAATGCAATGCTGCAAGGTCTTGTTACTAAATCACTATTTTAAGGATTTTTGTAGATGAGCTACATAAGTAAGACTGGGTTCTGAATAactcctctccttctctctgctgaagttactttgttttgttgctttataTTTACctcagcaaaatgaaacaataaaagatgatgatgaaacATACTGTCTGGGGAGAAAAACCAAGATAAGTAAATGTTCTGTCTCAGCAACTGCTGACTGAACTTTAGAATACTCCACTTAAAATTTACATCAGTTAAATGCAACCTTTATAAATCTATAATTCAGAATTGGAAATACTGTCCCAATGTTTGACTCAGCAGTACTATTCATAGCATTTTAACATAAAGTGTTCATTTCCTGATCCAAAATTAGTTCATGCTATCTTTTATTGTTACTACCCTTagtgggagcagagcaggtcaAGATGGGAGTTTATGAAGCACAGAATGTAGATTTAAGACCTACAGAGTGAATTCAAAACACTTGTAATGATCAGTGTATAATTagcagattttcattttattactcCTAGAAAAAGAAGGGACGAAAAGGCTATAAATACAAGTGTGACAccacaaataattttcatactACTGTCCTCTTTGCGATTCTAAACcagtaaaataaacagagagGAATTCAGCTCTGGTGATGTGGTTACTAGGCAGAGCTATTTGTATTCTCTGTGGAAATTAAACTAAACTAAGGAAAGCCCAGAAGGTAGTATGTTATTTTTGTATGGAAATTTTGCTGGTAATCCTGATCTGATGATGATACTCTGGAAAAAAGGGAGTCAGACATCCTTCCAAGGACAGTCACAAATATTATTCCTGCAATATTcaattaaaagtatttgttgTTTCATAAGAAATTTGATATGCACAGGAAAATGATCTGACAGCATTAATTGAGCTGATGCCAAGCGTGCTCTATCCAAACTAGCAGTAACATTTGTAAAAGCTACTGAAGAACTGAAATGCTATGggaaaatatcacagaaaagataaaatgtgtagaaaataagaaacagtGGGAAAAAATGGAATCTGTATAGCTTatcacagagaaagcagaaagctaAGGTCATTACCACAGGTAAGTACTTTAACAGTATTTGAAAGAGCATTAAAAGGGTCAACAACCCAATAAAGAACAGTataaaccaccaccaccacagtgGCTGCGAGTTAAATTCAGGCAAAGCAGAAGTGACACTGATCATGATTAAATATGGGACAAGCAGCTAAAACTGTACACTTCCCATTGCTGGTGGCCTAAAATTAAGATGATGCCTTTCTGGAAGGGGTACTTTAGCTAGAATCAAGTTATAGGGCTCAATACAAGGGTAACTGGATGAAATTCTGCACATTGGTATCAATCAATCTGATTTTGTCTAtctaacatcttttttttccccctttaaatGTACAAGTGTGGTcctgaattttctctctaatgtTTCTTAGGCAAGAAACCATACCATGTGTATTTATGGAATAAGCAATCCACGTGAGAAATTTTACTGAGTTCCTTTCAGTTACTGGTTGGGCTACACCCAATCCATACTGtcatttaggatttttttcagtgtcgACACATAATTAATCCTTCTTGAGCCCTACTCGGTTTTTTCAGTTCGATGCTACGCTGGGACACAGAGTTCCCTAAAGTAAGCGTGTGCCATCAAAAGACATGTATTCATacttccctctttttctttttcagttcgTCACTTGCAGCTTTCTGTCCAACCCTCCTGAGCTACGGCTTTTTGATTACAGTTATCCCTACTGGACCACAGTAGTGGGTTATTGCATAGGCACCTCTTCTATCATCTGTATTCCAATCTACATGGTTTATCGGTTGATCATCACTCCAGGAACACTTAAGGAGGTATCCACGATGCTCTGTTGCTTCTATTTGACTGTCAGGAAGGAGGTGATTCCTATAAATATTGCATGTGGATATTTCTAGGGTCTGATGACCTGGGACTTGAGGATTATTGCTGTTCTGTTCCTAGCCAGCTGATAGCTAATTATCTTCTGCCCATTCTGAGTGATTCACAAATCTCCCCAGGTCTGAGGCCGCTGACATATTCATGTCAAATAGTaaatcaagtaatttttttttaagctctggTGAACTAGAGGCTTTTCTTAGAAATCACACAGGACCCAGTATCACATGAAAGATCGGTTCCCTTGGGTATACGTGTAAGaacaagtttctttttctctcccacacTTAGCAAGATTTCTCTGCCACAAATCTGTGGCAGCCAGTGATGACATTTTTGGGATTTCCTGTAAGTTCACATAAATACCAGTTCAGAAAGAATATGTTCAGTTGGCTCAGGGTATCCAAGTCCTAAAGCATTAATATGACATCTGTCAAACTTTGATTCACATTATATGtcacaaataattaaaaaaataacactgtgCACTTCTATAGCACCTTACCTCTTCATAGTGCTGAGATAACCAAAACATCCTTGTGTGGTTCAAGAGGTAGAACTCAaaccagagaaatatttttattataaatctCTTTCCAAATGGCTGTCCTGTTACATATTATCTCTAAAATGAGTAAGTTTCTAATATTGATTTCTTTCCAACAGCGTATTCTGAAAAGCATTACTCCAGAAACAGCTACAGAAATTCCTTTTGGAGACATCCGCATGAATGCAGTATAAGCTAACCTGTTTtctgggggaagagagggggagCACAAAATCTAACTTCCCCCatactcttccccccccccaccaccaaaGAATTACATTTCCAGCCAAGACAACAAATGGAGGAGTTTTCTGTGGAGGTTGCATCACTGACAACGGGCATTTGGAAACACAATGCCTCCAGCACATTAATCCAAGCAATTCAATTAAATCTACTGTGCACGTCTAACCAGACTGAACTGCCTGAGAACTAACTCATTCTGGAAACACGAGGATG
This region includes:
- the SLC6A4 gene encoding sodium-dependent serotonin transporter; its protein translation is MEKKATSNETEPLTSKKDVSDCNEGEDCKENGLLVRNPKSALRLVEDGNKVHPSQGDKGEAAQISNGYSAVQSSVPCNGMGEVEDAQCTAPAATTTTTTTTSTTCGPEGQQQLMELEDRETWSKKIDFLLSVIGYAVDLGNVWRFPYICYQNGGGAFLIPYTIMAIFGGIPLFYMELALGQYHRNGCISIWRKICPIFKGIGFAICVIDLYVASYYNTIMAWAFYYLVSSFTAELPWTKCTNAWNTGNCTNYFSKDNVSWSQHSISPAEEFYTRHVLQVHRSNGLDDLGGISWQLTLCLLLIFTIVYFSIWKGVKTSGKVVWVTATFPYIILFILLVRGATLPGAWRGVLYYLKPDWQKLLATEVWVDAAAQIFFSLGPGFGVLLAYASYNKFHNNCYQDALVTSTVNCVTSFVSGFVIFTVLGYMAEMRNEDVSEVAKDTGPSLLFITYAEAIANMPASTFFAIIFFLMLLTLGLDSTFAGLEGVITGVLDEFPHVWSKRRELFVLGLTIVCFLGSLATLTFGGAYVVKLFEEYATGPAVLTVVFLEAVAVAWFYGITQFCNDVKEMLGFTPGWYWRVCWVAISPIFLLFVTCSFLSNPPELRLFDYSYPYWTTVVGYCIGTSSIICIPIYMVYRLIITPGTLKERILKSITPETATEIPFGDIRMNAV